A single Vigna radiata var. radiata cultivar VC1973A chromosome 8, Vradiata_ver6, whole genome shotgun sequence DNA region contains:
- the LOC106770469 gene encoding uncharacterized protein LOC106770469, with the protein MSMGHSCSSSTCNECGRKHLRSISSRGDGSWNRNDGSITCHCGESCVLRTAKTVKNRGKKFWGCPRYKVGSENGGCNYFRWCTDWGIEETVSCXVLEANVEIERDKKIASVQRALMGVQNWLKILVGVVFVMNIVIIAMLMGRA; encoded by the coding sequence ATGTCCATGGGTCATTCTTGTTCGTCATCCACTTGCAATGAGTGTGGAAGAAAGCATTTGCGCTCTATCAGCTCTCGTGGAGATGGAAGCTGGAACAGAAATGATGGTTCGATCACATGCCATTGTGGAGAAAGCTGTGTGTTGAGGACTGCAAAAACTGTTAAGAATCGAGGCAAAAAGTTTTGGGGTTGCCCTAGGTATAAGGTTGGAAGTGAAAATGGTGGATGCAACTACTTCAGATGGTGCACTGATTGGGGAATTGAAGAAACTGTTAGCTGTGANGTGTTGGAAGCAAATGTTGAAATTGAAAGGGATAAGAAGATAGCTTCTGTGCAGAGAGCTTTGATGGGTGTTCAAAATTGGTTGAAAATTTTGGTTGGGGTTGTATTTGTAATGAACATCGTTATCATTGCAATGTTGA